From one Catellatospora sp. IY07-71 genomic stretch:
- a CDS encoding LacI family DNA-binding transcriptional regulator — MTRRLAEVAKYVGVSTATVSRVLNGRPGISEATRTAVLTALDVLGYERPTKLRGERARLVGLVLPELQNPIFPAFAEVVAGALAKRGFTPVLCTRTADGVAESDYVDMLLEQQVSGVIFAGGNYAQADAEHEHYRRLLDRGLPAILVNAGIEDLGFPRVSADDAVATEQAYNHLASLGHDRIGLILGPPDHMPSQRKRQAFPGPDDLVERTIFSMEGGHAAAARLIARGVTGIICASDVLALGAVRGARRLGLSVPADISLVGYDDSAVMTCTDPPLTTVRQPIEAMGQAAVALLVSEIAGNVVPADELLFETELVVRGSTAAVTPTAPRVPAQARTAD, encoded by the coding sequence ATGACGCGCAGACTCGCCGAAGTGGCGAAGTACGTGGGAGTGAGCACGGCCACCGTGAGCCGCGTGCTCAACGGCCGGCCCGGCATCTCCGAGGCCACCCGCACGGCCGTGCTCACCGCCCTGGACGTGCTCGGCTACGAGCGCCCGACGAAGCTGCGCGGCGAACGTGCACGTCTGGTCGGCCTCGTGCTGCCCGAGCTGCAGAACCCGATCTTCCCCGCCTTCGCCGAGGTCGTCGCGGGCGCACTGGCCAAGCGCGGCTTCACCCCCGTGCTCTGCACCCGCACCGCCGACGGCGTCGCCGAGTCCGACTACGTCGACATGCTCCTGGAGCAGCAGGTCTCCGGCGTCATCTTCGCCGGCGGCAACTACGCCCAGGCCGACGCCGAGCACGAGCACTACCGCCGCCTGCTCGACCGCGGCCTACCGGCCATCCTGGTCAACGCCGGCATCGAGGACCTCGGCTTTCCCCGCGTCTCCGCCGACGACGCCGTGGCCACCGAACAGGCCTACAACCACCTGGCCTCCCTCGGCCACGACCGCATCGGCCTCATCCTCGGCCCCCCCGACCACATGCCCTCCCAGCGCAAACGCCAGGCCTTCCCCGGCCCCGACGACCTCGTCGAGCGCACCATCTTCTCCATGGAGGGCGGCCACGCCGCCGCGGCAAGACTGATCGCCCGCGGCGTCACCGGCATCATCTGCGCCAGCGACGTCCTCGCCCTCGGCGCCGTCCGCGGCGCCCGCCGCCTGGGCCTGTCCGTCCCCGCCGACATCTCCCTCGTCGGCTACGACGACTCAGCGGTGATGACCTGCACCGACCCACCCCTGACCACCGTCCGCCAGCCCATCGAGGCCATGGGCCAGGCCGCCGTAGCCCTCCTGGTCAGCGAGATCGCCGGCAACGTGGTCCCCGCCGACGAACTCCTCTTCGAAACCGAACTCGTAGTCCGCGGCTCCACCGCCGCCGTAACCCCCACCGCCCCCCGCGTCCCCGCCCAGGCCCGCACCGCCGACTGA
- the hemE gene encoding uroporphyrinogen decarboxylase: MAWMSSAEQTSPGSRPTAGSNFVRACRGEPVTHTPVWFMRQAGRSLPEYRELRAGVRMLESCRRPDLVTEITLQPVRRHGVDAAIFFSDIMVPLDAAGVDLDIVAGTGPVVAEPVRTMADLDRVRPLDPSAVSYVDEAVRLLTAELGDTPLIGFAGAPFTLASYLVEGGPSRNHTQTKALMYGDPELWHALLARLADITLTFLKVQIAAGVSAVQLFDSWVGALSEADYREYVLPHSRAVLEGLTGAGVPRIHFGVGTALLLPAMAQAGADVVGVDWRTPLDQAAKLVPGHPVQGNLDPAVLFAPWEVVEREVRRILAEGRTAPGHVFNLGHGVLPETDPTVLTRVVELVHELSAR; encoded by the coding sequence ATGGCCTGGATGAGCAGCGCAGAGCAGACCAGTCCCGGGAGCCGCCCGACGGCGGGCTCCAACTTCGTCCGAGCGTGCCGCGGCGAGCCGGTCACGCACACGCCAGTGTGGTTCATGCGGCAGGCGGGGCGCTCCCTGCCGGAGTATCGCGAGCTGCGCGCGGGCGTACGCATGCTGGAGTCGTGCCGCCGCCCCGACCTGGTCACCGAGATCACCCTGCAGCCGGTGCGCCGCCACGGCGTGGACGCGGCCATCTTCTTCAGCGACATCATGGTGCCGCTCGACGCGGCCGGGGTGGACCTGGACATCGTGGCCGGCACCGGCCCCGTGGTCGCCGAGCCGGTCCGGACCATGGCCGACCTGGACCGGGTGCGCCCGCTCGACCCGTCCGCCGTGTCGTACGTGGACGAGGCGGTGCGGCTGCTGACCGCCGAGCTGGGGGACACCCCGCTGATCGGCTTCGCGGGCGCGCCGTTCACGCTGGCCAGCTACCTGGTCGAGGGCGGCCCGTCGCGCAACCACACCCAGACCAAGGCGCTGATGTACGGCGACCCGGAGCTGTGGCACGCGCTGCTGGCCCGCCTGGCCGACATCACGCTGACCTTCCTCAAGGTGCAGATCGCCGCCGGGGTGAGCGCGGTGCAGCTGTTCGACTCCTGGGTCGGCGCGCTCTCCGAGGCCGACTACCGCGAGTACGTGCTGCCCCACTCGCGCGCCGTGCTGGAGGGCCTGACCGGCGCGGGCGTGCCGCGCATCCACTTCGGGGTGGGCACCGCGCTGCTGCTGCCCGCCATGGCCCAGGCCGGCGCGGACGTCGTCGGCGTCGACTGGCGCACCCCGCTGGACCAGGCCGCCAAGCTCGTGCCCGGCCACCCGGTGCAGGGCAACCTCGATCCGGCGGTGCTGTTCGCGCCGTGGGAGGTCGTCGAGCGCGAGGTGCGCCGCATCCTGGCCGAGGGCCGGACCGCGCCCGGCCACGTGTTCAACCTCGGCCACGGCGTGCTCCCGGAGACCGATCCCACCGTGCTCACGCGCGTCGTCGAGCTGGTCCACGAGCTCAGCGCCCGATGA
- a CDS encoding DUF3000 domain-containing protein yields the protein MALTTVLPETFTRAVAALRAAQARDEIALEEVPAPSRLAPYAFALGATVLRRGEEVTTGRLILLHDPAGHEAWEGDTRLVTYVTAELEPELATDPLLPQVGWSWLVDALDAHSSGYAAIGGTVTQTISSRFGALAADGPPTTDLELRASWSPLDLHLEGHVAAWCALLASTAGLPPVGVSALPLRRGDHR from the coding sequence ATGGCGCTGACGACCGTACTCCCCGAGACGTTCACGCGCGCCGTCGCCGCGCTGCGTGCCGCCCAGGCCCGGGACGAGATCGCGCTGGAGGAGGTGCCCGCGCCGAGCCGGCTCGCCCCGTACGCGTTCGCCCTCGGCGCGACCGTGCTCCGCCGGGGCGAGGAGGTCACCACCGGGCGGCTCATCCTGCTGCACGACCCGGCGGGCCACGAGGCGTGGGAGGGCGACACCCGGCTCGTCACGTACGTCACCGCGGAGCTGGAGCCCGAGCTGGCGACCGACCCGCTGCTGCCCCAGGTGGGCTGGAGCTGGCTGGTGGACGCGCTCGACGCGCACAGCTCCGGCTACGCCGCGATCGGCGGCACGGTGACGCAGACCATCTCCAGCCGCTTCGGCGCGCTGGCCGCCGACGGGCCGCCCACCACCGACCTGGAGCTGCGCGCCTCCTGGAGCCCGCTGGACCTGCACCTGGAGGGCCACGTCGCGGCCTGGTGCGCCCTGCTGGCCTCCACCGCGGGCCTGCCGCCGGTCGGCGTCTCGGCCCTGCCGCTGCGCCGCGGCGACCACCGCTGA
- the hemQ gene encoding hydrogen peroxide-dependent heme synthase — MSEQEQSNAARLRELNDTIRYTMWSVFRAKAPMPSIRSEAAGEVEGLFHQLAEKDVTIRGVYDVAGLRADADVMIWWHSSSADALQDAYGLFRRTAFGKCLTPVWSQAALHRPAEFNKSHIPAFLAGEEARRYVCVYPFVRSYEWYLLPDAERREMLAEHGKMARGYPDVRANTVASFALGDYEWMLAFEADELHRIVDLMRDLRASTARRHVREEVPFYTGRRRSVEEIVSSLP; from the coding sequence ATGAGCGAGCAGGAACAGAGCAACGCCGCCCGGCTGCGCGAGCTGAACGACACCATCCGGTACACGATGTGGTCGGTGTTCCGCGCCAAGGCCCCGATGCCGTCGATCCGGTCCGAGGCGGCGGGCGAGGTCGAGGGCCTGTTCCACCAGCTCGCCGAGAAGGACGTGACGATCCGCGGCGTGTACGACGTGGCCGGCCTGCGCGCCGACGCCGACGTGATGATCTGGTGGCACTCCAGCTCCGCCGACGCGCTCCAGGACGCGTACGGCCTGTTCCGGCGTACCGCGTTCGGCAAGTGCCTGACGCCCGTGTGGTCACAGGCGGCCCTGCACCGCCCTGCCGAGTTCAACAAGAGCCACATCCCGGCGTTCCTGGCCGGCGAGGAGGCCCGCCGCTACGTCTGCGTCTACCCGTTCGTGCGCTCGTACGAGTGGTACCTGCTGCCCGACGCCGAGCGCCGCGAGATGCTCGCCGAGCACGGGAAGATGGCCCGCGGCTACCCCGACGTCCGCGCCAACACGGTCGCCTCGTTCGCCCTGGGCGACTACGAGTGGATGCTCGCCTTCGAGGCCGACGAGCTGCACCGCATCGTCGACCTGATGCGCGACCTGCGCGCCTCGACGGCCCGCCGCCACGTGCGCGAGGAGGTGCCGTTCTACACCGGCCGCCGCCGCTCGGTCGAGGAGATCGTCTCCTCCCTCCCGTAG
- the hemG gene encoding protoporphyrinogen oxidase: MTAHTVVVGGGIAGLTTALRLAAAGHRVTVVEQSDRLGGKISTRPDGVDTGAEQFLMRDPAGGPSGAMRLVDSLGLAERLVHPVAGGAGLWVRGALRPMPTGHVMGVPGPQTALDGVATPADHDTDRGTPVLAPGEDRAVGAVVRERLGDEVVDHLVDPLLGGVYAGSADGLSLAATMPALHRALGEEHTLRQAVARTTAASRAHGSGAPVFGTLRGGLGGLIDAVAADLRARGVEIRTGLPVRRLERDGTGWAVYVGAAAPDAPASARGPRLTCDNLVLAAPARPASRLLQPLAPDAAALVGALDYASIGLITLELAGVELPALSGFLVPADQGLTIKAATFFSTKWAHHARPGGVLLRTSVGRHGEQTALQRPDAELVGAALADLSTVLGIPLPTPAAASVTRWGGGLPQYAPGHVDRVAAARDLLSGLPLALAGAAFDGVGIPACVNSAEQAADRILEGSEQ, encoded by the coding sequence ATGACCGCGCACACCGTCGTCGTCGGGGGCGGCATCGCGGGCCTGACCACCGCGCTGCGCCTGGCGGCGGCGGGCCACCGGGTGACCGTGGTGGAGCAGTCCGACCGCCTCGGCGGCAAGATCAGCACACGGCCCGACGGCGTCGACACCGGAGCCGAGCAGTTCCTGATGCGCGACCCGGCGGGCGGCCCCAGCGGCGCGATGCGCCTGGTCGACTCGCTGGGCCTGGCCGAGCGCCTGGTGCACCCCGTGGCGGGCGGTGCCGGGCTGTGGGTACGCGGCGCGCTGCGCCCGATGCCCACCGGCCACGTGATGGGCGTGCCCGGCCCGCAGACGGCGCTGGACGGCGTCGCCACGCCCGCCGACCACGACACCGACCGCGGCACGCCCGTGCTGGCCCCCGGCGAGGACCGGGCCGTCGGCGCGGTGGTCCGCGAGCGCCTCGGCGACGAGGTCGTCGACCACCTGGTCGACCCGCTGCTCGGCGGCGTGTACGCGGGCAGCGCCGACGGCCTCTCCCTGGCCGCGACCATGCCCGCCCTGCACCGGGCGCTCGGCGAGGAGCACACCCTGCGGCAGGCGGTGGCCCGCACCACGGCCGCCAGCCGCGCGCACGGCTCCGGTGCCCCCGTCTTCGGCACCCTGCGCGGCGGCCTCGGCGGCCTGATCGACGCGGTCGCCGCCGACCTGCGCGCCCGTGGCGTGGAGATCCGCACCGGCCTGCCCGTCCGCCGGCTGGAACGCGACGGCACCGGCTGGGCCGTGTACGTCGGCGCGGCCGCCCCCGACGCCCCCGCGAGCGCCCGCGGCCCCCGACTGACCTGCGACAACCTCGTGCTGGCCGCCCCCGCCCGCCCCGCGTCCCGGCTGCTGCAGCCGCTCGCGCCGGACGCCGCCGCGCTCGTCGGCGCCCTCGACTACGCCAGCATCGGCCTGATCACCCTGGAGCTGGCCGGCGTCGAGCTGCCCGCGCTGAGCGGCTTCCTGGTCCCCGCCGACCAGGGCCTGACCATCAAGGCCGCCACCTTCTTCAGCACCAAGTGGGCCCACCACGCCCGCCCCGGCGGCGTGCTGCTGCGCACCAGCGTCGGCCGCCACGGCGAGCAGACCGCGCTCCAGCGCCCCGACGCCGAGCTGGTGGGCGCGGCGCTCGCCGACCTGAGCACGGTGTTGGGCATCCCGCTGCCGACGCCCGCCGCCGCCTCCGTCACCCGCTGGGGCGGGGGACTGCCGCAGTACGCCCCCGGTCACGTCGACCGGGTCGCCGCCGCGCGTGACCTGCTGAGCGGGCTCCCTCTCGCCCTGGCCGGCGCGGCGTTCGACGGCGTCGGCATCCCCGCCTGCGTCAACTCGGCCGAGCAGGCCGCCGACCGGATTCTGGAAGGATCAGAGCAATGA
- a CDS encoding carbohydrate ABC transporter permease, translated as MAIATVPGTGIDVGSQAPQPPADPRRARRNRRIKDNLTGYGFLAGAVICFAFFSWYPMIRGVVMSFQRTRRGETTWVGWDNYDRIINDPSFWIAWKNTLYFTVLALILGYAVPFFLAVLLNEFRHAKGYLRVLVYLPVMLPPASALFLFKYLAYDPSDAGLFNAMLKAVGLPTSQWMQSADMTMPAMVLASTWMNMGGAILIYLAALQNIPGELYEAAELDGAGIWRRITNVTIPQTRLILSLMAMLQVVATMQLFIEPLILANGAGTQDSATSVVYLIYQHGFFQNDLNGAAALGVIMLVALIGFSAVYARLNAKQD; from the coding sequence ATGGCGATCGCCACCGTTCCGGGCACCGGCATCGACGTCGGCAGCCAAGCGCCCCAGCCGCCCGCGGATCCACGCCGGGCCCGGCGCAACCGCCGTATCAAGGACAATCTGACCGGATACGGGTTCCTGGCCGGCGCGGTCATCTGCTTCGCCTTCTTCTCCTGGTACCCGATGATCCGCGGCGTCGTGATGAGCTTCCAGCGGACCCGGCGCGGCGAAACCACGTGGGTGGGCTGGGACAACTACGACCGCATCATCAACGACCCGAGCTTCTGGATCGCCTGGAAGAACACCCTGTACTTCACGGTGCTGGCGCTGATCCTCGGCTACGCGGTCCCCTTCTTCCTGGCGGTGCTGCTCAACGAGTTCCGGCACGCCAAGGGTTACCTGCGCGTCCTGGTCTACCTCCCGGTGATGCTGCCGCCCGCGTCGGCGCTGTTCCTGTTCAAGTACCTGGCGTACGACCCGAGCGACGCGGGCCTGTTCAACGCGATGCTGAAGGCGGTGGGCCTGCCCACCTCGCAGTGGATGCAGTCGGCCGACATGACGATGCCGGCCATGGTGCTCGCCTCGACCTGGATGAACATGGGCGGCGCGATCCTCATCTACCTGGCCGCGCTGCAGAACATCCCGGGCGAGCTGTACGAGGCGGCCGAGCTGGACGGCGCGGGCATCTGGCGGCGGATCACCAACGTGACCATCCCGCAGACCCGGCTGATCCTGTCGCTGATGGCGATGCTCCAGGTCGTCGCGACGATGCAGCTGTTCATCGAGCCGCTGATCCTGGCCAACGGCGCCGGTACGCAGGACTCGGCCACCTCGGTCGTGTACCTCATCTACCAGCACGGCTTCTTCCAGAACGACCTCAACGGCGCGGCGGCGCTGGGCGTGATCATGCTCGTGGCGCTGATCGGCTTCTCCGCCGTGTACGCCCGGCTGAACGCGAAACAGGACTAG
- a CDS encoding S1C family serine protease: MTTGPEPATPAAASAPPPAPAAAPVPGAVPQAAAQPVPVAPVVPQQAVPGPFPPVPGPVAGPFAPAPAPPPWPHPQAVPPHAVQHALPPYPPAVPPHPQALPPHPVPHAAPPYPAPPHVVLPAGHMLPGAPPVARPSLLRRLARPGALVAALLVILVGLVAWQTVRIEQLGGALERADDRLSRLQQEDKGRLDAAESRLGELEKEVGGAFNVEKVAAAVLPSVFRVEAGRSIGTAFAVGPQAADGGTNLFTNYHVVEEVWKKGGRTAEITRAGQRFNVKIVRVDKVRDVAHLHTTAKFKGLTVAEVAAKPGQQVIAVGAPLGLTDTVTSGVISAIRETGYEEGPMVQFDAAINPGNSGGPVINGQQEVVGIAVAGYLEAEGLGLAIPIADACKSIDIC; encoded by the coding sequence ATGACCACGGGTCCCGAACCCGCCACGCCCGCCGCCGCGTCCGCGCCGCCGCCGGCTCCGGCCGCCGCGCCGGTCCCCGGGGCCGTCCCGCAGGCGGCCGCGCAGCCGGTCCCGGTGGCCCCGGTCGTCCCGCAACAGGCGGTGCCCGGACCCTTCCCGCCGGTCCCGGGTCCGGTGGCCGGTCCGTTCGCGCCGGCCCCCGCCCCGCCGCCCTGGCCGCACCCGCAGGCGGTGCCACCCCACGCGGTGCAGCACGCCCTGCCGCCGTATCCGCCCGCCGTGCCGCCGCACCCGCAGGCGCTCCCACCGCATCCGGTGCCGCACGCCGCGCCGCCCTACCCGGCGCCGCCGCACGTCGTGCTGCCCGCCGGCCACATGCTGCCGGGGGCGCCGCCGGTCGCGCGCCCGAGCCTGCTGCGCCGCCTGGCGCGGCCGGGCGCGCTCGTCGCCGCCCTGCTGGTGATCCTGGTCGGGCTCGTCGCCTGGCAGACCGTGCGCATCGAGCAGCTCGGCGGGGCGCTGGAGCGCGCGGACGACCGGCTGAGCCGGTTGCAGCAGGAGGACAAGGGCCGCCTCGACGCGGCCGAGTCCCGGCTCGGCGAGCTGGAGAAGGAGGTCGGCGGCGCGTTCAATGTGGAGAAGGTCGCCGCGGCCGTGCTGCCCAGCGTGTTCCGGGTCGAGGCGGGCCGCTCCATCGGCACCGCGTTCGCGGTCGGGCCGCAGGCCGCCGACGGCGGCACCAACCTCTTCACCAACTACCACGTGGTCGAGGAGGTCTGGAAGAAGGGCGGCCGGACCGCCGAGATCACCCGCGCCGGGCAGCGCTTCAACGTGAAGATCGTCCGCGTCGACAAGGTCCGTGACGTGGCGCACCTGCACACCACGGCGAAGTTCAAGGGGCTGACCGTGGCCGAGGTCGCGGCCAAGCCCGGCCAGCAGGTCATCGCCGTCGGTGCGCCGCTGGGCCTGACCGACACCGTGACCAGCGGCGTCATCAGCGCGATCCGGGAGACCGGTTACGAGGAGGGGCCGATGGTGCAGTTCGACGCCGCCATCAACCCCGGCAACTCGGGCGGCCCCGTCATCAACGGGCAGCAGGAGGTCGTCGGGATCGCCGTCGCCGGATACCTGGAAGCCGAGGGCCTCGGGCTCGCCATCCCCATCGCCGACGCCTGCAAGAGCATCGACATCTGCTGA
- a CDS encoding carbohydrate ABC transporter permease: MAQISETRSLISFAQVSRGRGKAIYWGLLITVLIVFTLVFIGPLYWMVTGALKSSPELAQTPPTLWPSDPQPANYSDAWERLALAKLLFNTVYYALGALAFQLVLDTAAAYALSKLRPRFGNIVLGAMLATLMIPAMVLIIPQYVTVIDMPILDISLIDSPFAIWLPAVANAFNIFLLKRFFDSIPEDLMSAATMDGAGSMRILWSIILPISRPILGVVSIFAVTAVWKDFLWPALVMPSPETRTISVGIYAFSGGTPQNVVVAAAVIAAIPTIIFFLIFQRSIMSGLTAGGLKE, encoded by the coding sequence ATGGCGCAGATTTCCGAGACCCGGTCACTGATCTCCTTCGCGCAGGTCTCCCGGGGCCGCGGTAAGGCGATCTACTGGGGCCTGCTCATCACCGTGCTGATCGTCTTCACGCTGGTCTTCATCGGCCCGCTGTACTGGATGGTCACCGGCGCGCTGAAGTCCAGCCCGGAGCTGGCGCAGACGCCGCCGACGCTGTGGCCGAGCGACCCGCAGCCGGCGAACTACTCCGACGCGTGGGAGCGGCTGGCCCTGGCCAAGCTGCTGTTCAACACGGTCTACTACGCGCTGGGCGCGCTGGCGTTCCAGCTGGTGCTGGACACGGCGGCGGCGTACGCGCTGTCGAAGCTGCGGCCCCGGTTCGGCAACATCGTGCTGGGCGCGATGCTGGCCACGCTGATGATCCCGGCCATGGTGCTGATCATCCCGCAGTACGTGACCGTGATCGACATGCCGATCCTGGACATCAGCCTGATCGACTCGCCGTTCGCGATCTGGCTGCCCGCGGTGGCCAACGCGTTCAACATCTTCCTGTTGAAGCGGTTCTTCGACTCGATCCCGGAGGACCTGATGTCGGCGGCGACGATGGACGGCGCGGGGTCGATGCGCATCCTGTGGTCGATCATCCTGCCGATCTCGCGGCCGATCCTGGGCGTGGTGTCCATCTTCGCGGTGACCGCGGTCTGGAAGGACTTCCTCTGGCCCGCGCTGGTCATGCCGTCACCGGAGACGCGCACCATCAGCGTCGGCATCTACGCCTTCTCCGGCGGCACGCCGCAGAACGTGGTGGTCGCGGCGGCCGTCATCGCCGCCATCCCGACGATCATCTTCTTCCTGATCTTCCAGCGGAGCATCATGTCCGGCCTCACCGCCGGCGGCCTCAAGGAGTAG
- a CDS encoding ABC transporter substrate-binding protein — protein sequence MSVPHFRRVAAIALAAGLGLGLAACSTKGDDEADAAGKTIITVDCMPVGAQKNLLQAWNDDVKAFEAANPDIKIKSVSVGTQCANPPDFTARLNGGSMTDVFYGYMTDVQQVIDSGQAMDITAYANKDNIPTWDDVLADAKNTFTKDGKVWGIPTKNYSMGLVYNKTLFAKAGLDPKSPPKTWAEVRDAAKKIAALGDGVAGYGEYSSGNTGGWHFTAELFAQGGTPVSADGKKADFNNDMGKKVLQNLKDMRYTDNSMGSRQLLGWGDLLTLAGAGKVGMFVGAPDATTAIVTQFQGKYEDWAMGPMPGQDGPAKGTLGGGEGYFFKAGLSEDQIKAGLKWLAFEKLTPGKGQFDYVRAKGLGEQVGLPQPQLFTPGSASQKAEFDLRKANGNIAPDDFAAFENNPVPIKFEPANAQGIYAILDSAMSAILTNPNANVDAELKKAEEKVNQLLAQAAK from the coding sequence ATGTCCGTACCGCACTTCCGGAGGGTCGCCGCGATCGCGCTCGCGGCCGGCCTGGGACTGGGCCTCGCGGCCTGCTCCACCAAGGGCGATGACGAGGCCGACGCCGCCGGCAAGACCATCATCACGGTGGACTGCATGCCGGTCGGCGCGCAGAAGAACCTGCTGCAGGCCTGGAACGACGACGTGAAGGCGTTCGAGGCGGCCAACCCCGACATCAAGATCAAGAGCGTGTCGGTCGGCACCCAGTGCGCCAACCCGCCGGACTTCACCGCCCGCCTCAACGGCGGCTCGATGACCGACGTGTTCTACGGCTACATGACCGACGTGCAGCAGGTCATCGACTCCGGCCAGGCGATGGACATCACCGCCTACGCCAACAAGGACAACATCCCCACCTGGGACGACGTCCTGGCGGACGCCAAGAACACGTTCACCAAGGACGGCAAGGTCTGGGGCATCCCGACCAAGAACTACTCGATGGGCCTGGTCTACAACAAGACCCTGTTCGCCAAGGCCGGGCTGGACCCGAAGAGCCCGCCGAAGACGTGGGCCGAGGTCCGCGACGCCGCCAAGAAGATCGCGGCGCTCGGTGACGGCGTCGCCGGCTACGGCGAGTACAGCTCGGGCAACACCGGCGGCTGGCACTTCACCGCCGAGCTGTTCGCCCAGGGCGGCACCCCGGTGTCGGCCGACGGCAAGAAGGCCGACTTCAACAACGACATGGGCAAGAAGGTCCTGCAGAACCTCAAGGACATGCGCTACACCGACAACAGCATGGGCTCGCGCCAGCTGCTCGGCTGGGGCGACCTGCTGACGCTGGCCGGTGCCGGCAAGGTCGGCATGTTCGTGGGCGCGCCGGACGCGACCACCGCGATCGTGACCCAGTTCCAGGGTAAGTACGAGGACTGGGCGATGGGCCCGATGCCCGGCCAGGACGGCCCGGCCAAGGGCACGCTGGGCGGCGGTGAGGGCTACTTCTTCAAGGCGGGCCTGTCCGAGGACCAGATCAAGGCCGGTCTGAAGTGGCTGGCGTTCGAGAAGCTCACCCCGGGCAAGGGCCAGTTCGACTACGTCCGCGCCAAGGGCCTGGGCGAGCAGGTGGGTCTCCCGCAGCCGCAGCTGTTCACCCCGGGCAGCGCTTCGCAGAAGGCCGAGTTCGACCTGCGCAAGGCGAACGGCAACATCGCGCCGGACGACTTCGCCGCCTTCGAGAACAACCCGGTCCCGATCAAGTTCGAGCCGGCCAACGCGCAGGGCATCTACGCGATCCTCGACAGCGCCATGTCGGCGATCCTGACCAACCCGAACGCGAACGTCGACGCAGAGCTGAAGAAGGCCGAGGAGAAGGTCAACCAGCTCCTCGCGCAGGCCGCCAAGTAA